The following coding sequences are from one Triticum aestivum cultivar Chinese Spring chromosome 5A, IWGSC CS RefSeq v2.1, whole genome shotgun sequence window:
- the LOC123102576 gene encoding RNA pseudouridine synthase 1 — protein sequence MTKLPLLLPLLSPRAASPSRALTPPPARLLAVAAAGASVQDAVMSAAATGDYPCPVSPPYPAVSKDVELRRALTASARSGAYSSAAVVFEDEWLAVVDKPAGVYCEALLSALPCSTASSGDPSSKPNLHLANRLDRDTSGLMVITKCNKVAAKLVKAFTEHKVKITYLALCIGYPPAWEKIKICSGHGRSKHGAWRVYAMSDVGRTLPGGSSVRDMSTKFEVLGTDGEGQYREPSNVDIDDIESITVQEKAADQTSNVDVKNHMIFVRAYPQSGRTHQIRLHCQYLGFPIRGDVKYGGVIEWNGVDCDGHALHAESLSFVHPVTGLPVTFRAPLPSWASKIISTMG from the exons ATGACGAAActgcccctcctcctccctctgctctcgcctcgcgccgcctccccgtCGCGAGCCCTGACACCGCCACCCGCgcgcctcctcgccgtcgccgctgcGGGAGCAAGCGTCCAGGACGCAGTGATGTCAGCGGCCGCGACCGGGGATTACCCGTGCCCAGTGTCCCCGCCCTACCCGGCCGTCTCCAAGGACGTGGAGCTACGGCGCGCCTTGACGGCCTCCGCCCGCTCCGGTGCCTACTCCTCCGCCGCCGTCGTGTTCGAGGACGAGTGGCTCGCCGTGGTGGACAAGCCCGCCGGCGTCTACTGCGAGGCCCTCCTCTCCGCCCTCCCTTGCTCCACCGCCTCCTCAG GGGATCCTTCAAGTAAACCTAACCTTCACCTCGCGAACAGGCTAGATCGTGATACCAGTGGTCTCATGGTCATCACCAAATGCAACAAAGTTGCAGCGAAGCTTGTGAAGGCCTTTACTGAGCACAAAGTGAAGATAACATATCTAGCTCTTTGCATAGGTTACCCACCAGCGTGGGAAAAGATTAAGATATGTTCTGGTCATGGGCGATCAAAACACGGCGCTTGGCGTGTGTACGCTATGTCTGACGTTGGCCGAACACTACCAGGGGGTTCCTCTGTAAGGGACATGAGCACAAAATTCGAAGTGCTAGGGACAGATGGTGAAGGACAGTACAGAGAACCATCTAATGTTGACATTGATGATATAGAGTCGATTACAGTACAAGAGAAAGCAGCTGAccaaacttcaaatgttgatgtgAAGAACCACATGATTTTTGTTAGAGCCTATCCTCAAAGTGGACGAACACACCAGATTCGTCTGCACTGTCAATATCTTGGGTTTCCTATCAGAGGTGATGTGAAGTACGGAGGAGTGATCGAGTGGAACGGTGTGGACTGTGATGGTCATGCGTTGCATGCAGAAAGCTTATCGTTTGTGCATCCGGTAACTGGATTGCCTGTCACATTCCGAGCACCTCTCCCTTCATGGGCAAGTAAAATTATTTCAACAATGGGATGA
- the LOC123102578 gene encoding DNA-directed RNA polymerases II, IV and V subunit 9B, translating into MSAMKFCRECNNILYPKEDRDQKVLLFACRNCDHQEVADNNCVYRNVVHHSAGEFTQVLQDVAGDPTLPRTKEVRCAVCGHGEAVFFQATARGEEGMTLFFVCCNPSCGHRWRE; encoded by the exons ATGAGTGCCATGAAGTTTTGCCGTGAATG CAACAACATCTTGTATCCCAAGGAGGACAGGGACCAGAAGGTGCTCCTCTTCGCCTGCAGGAACTGCGACCACCAG GAGGTCGCAGACAACAACTGTGTCTACCGGAACGTGGTGCACCACAGCGCTGGAGAGTTCACCCAGGTGCTCCAGGACGTCGCAGGTGACCCAACCCTTCCCCGCACCAAGGAAGTCCGCTGCGCCGTCTGTGGCCATGGCGAAGCTGTCTTCTTCCAG GCCACCGCGAGAGGGGAGGAGGGGATGACGCTCTTCTTCGTCTGCTGCAACCCGAGCTGCGGCCATCGATGGAGAGAATGA
- the LOC123102577 gene encoding uncharacterized protein — protein MGSSSKVVRPEEVLESLKNDGTVDALRMKIMAQLKADEDMKKNTMMMVEQSKVLKTPGAEKKTKRELFDALRQELETPVLEKVSKAVWELILDNGGLGKEITETVEKVFCRLSGIDVMPPPASTSGAPQEKQTNMAVEEDQKDMEMDASEPSSSSRKRPFSDISVKGAGAIPNGGATYQHDDHEDGN, from the exons ATGGggtcgtcgtcgaaggtggtgCGGCCGGAGGAGGTGCTGGAGTCGCTGAAGAACGACGGCACCGTCGACGCGCTCCGCATGAAGATCATGGCCCAGCTCAAGGCCGAC GAGGACATGAAGAAAAATACTATGATGATGGTGGAACAAAGCAAAGTTCTGAAGACTCCTGGAGCTGAGAAAAAGACCAAGAGGGAGCTGTTTGATGCTCTTAGACAAGAATTGGA AACTCCGGTTCTTGAGAAAGTCTCAAAGGCAGTTTGGGAGCTGATACTCGACAATGGTGGACTAGGGAAAGAGATCACCGAGACAGTTGAGAAAGTCTTCTGCCGGCTCAGCGGAATTGATGTGATGCCACCTCCAGCTTCAACATCCGGTGCTCCTCAAGAGAAACAGACAAACATGGCTGTAGAGGAGGATCAGAAGGATATGGAAATGGATGCCTCTGAACCATCGTCTTCCTCAAGGAAGAGGCCTTTCAGTGACATCAGTGTGAAAGGAGCAGGTGCTATACCAAACGGTGGCGCTACATACCAGCATGACGATCATGAGGACGGGAACTAG